One Helianthus annuus cultivar XRQ/B chromosome 12, HanXRQr2.0-SUNRISE, whole genome shotgun sequence genomic region harbors:
- the LOC110895435 gene encoding uncharacterized protein LOC110895435: MGNCQAAEAATVVIVHPGYKVERIYWSVTARDVMNSNPGHYVAQVLTSPVVKTDNGLPVKQLKLLQPDHTLLIGQVYRLITYEDVLKEFAAKKCVKLGKLLMERGVIEVRKKKHTAVAPATVPVRNGSSGKNGSSSSRRRNQSHGGGQWKPALKSISELGN, translated from the exons ATGGGGAACTGTCAAGCTGCAGAGGCCGCGACGGTTGTGATAGTGCATCCAGGCTACAAAGTCGAGAGGATTTACTGGTCTGTAACCGCTCGTGACGTCATGAACTCGAATCCCGGCCACTACGTCGCGCAAGTGCTTACGTCACCGGTGGTGAAAACCGATAACGGATTGCCGGTGAAGCAACTGAAGCTTCTTCAGCCAGATCATACGTTGCTTATTGGCCAAGTTTACCGCCTCATCACCTACGAAG ATGTTTTGAAAGAATTTGCTGCGAAGAAATGTGTGAAGCTCGGGAAGTTGTTGATGGAGAGAGGAGTGATTGAGGTGAGGAAGAAGAAGCACACGGCGGTTGCTCCGGCGACGGTGCCGGTACGGAACGGAAGTTCCGGCAAG AATGGTAGCAGTAGCAGCAGAAGACGAAATCAAAGTCATGGTGGAGGACAATGGAAACCAGCTTTGAAGAGTATTTCAGAGCTTGGAAATTGA